The proteins below are encoded in one region of Bosea sp. BIWAKO-01:
- a CDS encoding tRNA1(Val) (adenine(37)-N6)-methyltransferase — MSDSETDLGEIVEDRLLDGRLILRQPKKGHRAGTDAILLAAALSEDEPGPLADFGAGVGTVGLAAAMLRPELTVTLIERHPRLAALAEQNIVLNGFGDRVRLVAADVGAGAEVSLVPAGFACVAMNPPFFADDTVKASPVSNRRTAHVADQPFEIWLKAARRLLKPRGRIAIIHRAEALGAILNGLETGFGGVAIRPVHASADRPAIRILVTATLNSRKPAVLLPAFVLNGPDGRFTELSEAVHRGRALLG; from the coding sequence ATTCTTCGCCAGCCGAAGAAGGGGCATCGCGCCGGCACGGACGCGATTTTGCTCGCTGCGGCGCTGTCGGAAGACGAACCAGGCCCGCTGGCCGATTTCGGCGCTGGCGTCGGGACGGTCGGTCTGGCCGCGGCGATGCTTCGGCCGGAGCTGACGGTCACGCTAATCGAGCGGCATCCCCGCCTTGCGGCGCTGGCCGAGCAGAACATCGTACTGAACGGCTTCGGCGATCGGGTCAGGCTTGTTGCGGCCGATGTCGGGGCCGGCGCCGAAGTCAGCCTTGTGCCAGCAGGTTTCGCCTGTGTGGCAATGAACCCGCCCTTCTTTGCAGACGATACGGTGAAGGCGTCGCCAGTGAGCAACCGGCGAACGGCGCATGTCGCCGATCAGCCGTTCGAAATCTGGTTGAAGGCAGCGCGCCGGTTGCTCAAGCCGCGCGGACGCATCGCGATCATTCATCGGGCCGAGGCGCTGGGGGCAATTCTGAACGGGCTGGAAACCGGCTTTGGTGGCGTCGCCATTCGACCCGTGCACGCCTCGGCTGACCGGCCGGCGATTCGCATCCTCGTTACGGCGACGCTGAACAGCAGAAAGCCGGCAGTGCTGCTGCCGGCCTTTGTCTTGAACGGGCCTGATGGCCGCTTCACCGAACTCAGCGAAGCGGTTCACCGCGGCCGGGCACTGCTCGGCTGA
- a CDS encoding glycine--tRNA ligase subunit alpha: MNPTRSFQGLLLTLQRFWAERGCVVLQPYDMEVGAGTFHPATTLRALGPKPWKAAYVQPSRRPKDGRYGENPNRLQHYYQFQVILKPSPPDLQQLYLDSLQAIGVDMGLHDIRFVEDDWESPTLGAWGLGWECWCDGMEVSQFTYFQQVAGVECAPVAGELTYGLERLACYLQGVDRIMDLNFNGLEGEDRVSYGDVFLQAEQEFSRYNFEHADTAMLFRHFNDAEAECRALLAAGEAGEGANDPRHSLALPAYDQCIKASHMFNLLDARGVISVTERQSYILRVRELSKACGAAWLKTAGGGAN; the protein is encoded by the coding sequence ATGAACCCGACCCGCTCGTTCCAGGGCCTGCTGCTGACCTTGCAGCGCTTTTGGGCGGAGCGCGGTTGCGTCGTCCTGCAGCCCTACGACATGGAAGTCGGCGCCGGTACCTTCCACCCGGCGACGACGCTGCGCGCGCTCGGTCCCAAGCCCTGGAAGGCTGCCTATGTCCAGCCGTCGCGTCGGCCGAAGGACGGCCGCTATGGCGAGAACCCCAACCGCCTGCAGCATTATTACCAGTTCCAGGTCATCCTGAAGCCGTCGCCGCCGGATCTGCAGCAGCTCTATCTCGACTCGCTCCAGGCCATCGGCGTCGACATGGGGCTTCACGATATCCGCTTCGTCGAGGACGATTGGGAGAGCCCGACGCTGGGCGCCTGGGGGCTCGGCTGGGAGTGCTGGTGCGACGGCATGGAGGTGAGCCAGTTCACCTATTTCCAGCAGGTCGCCGGCGTCGAATGCGCGCCTGTCGCGGGAGAGCTGACCTATGGGCTCGAACGTCTCGCCTGCTATCTGCAGGGCGTCGACCGCATCATGGATCTGAATTTCAACGGGCTCGAGGGTGAGGATCGCGTCAGCTACGGCGATGTCTTCCTCCAGGCCGAGCAGGAATTCTCGCGCTATAATTTCGAGCATGCCGACACGGCGATGCTGTTCCGCCATTTCAACGATGCCGAGGCCGAGTGCCGGGCGCTGCTCGCCGCGGGCGAAGCCGGGGAGGGAGCCAATGACCCGCGCCACTCGCTGGCGCTGCCGGCCTATGACCAGTGCATCAAGGCCAGCCACATGTTCAACCTGCTCGATGCGCGCGGCGTGATCTCGGTCACCGAGCGCCAGAGCTATATCCTGCGCGTGCGTGAACTCTCCAAGGCCTGCGGTGCGGCCTGGCTGAAGACCGCCGGCGGGGGAGCGAACTGA
- the glyS gene encoding glycine--tRNA ligase subunit beta codes for MPDLLLELFSEEIPARMQRKAAEDLKKLVTDALVERGLVYEGARAFATPRRLALHIAELPVRGRDIREERKGPRVGAPDAAIQGFLKAAGLASLDQATIVSDPKKGDSYVAIIEKPGQETVAAIAEIVPQVIRSFPWPKSMRWGKASAAGASLRWVRPLHSILCTFGPETEEPEVVRFEVDGIASGNTTYGHRFHAPQAITVRRFDDYVAHLEKAKVVLDADRRKEIILTDARNLAFAQGLDLVEDEGLLEEVAGLVEWPVVLMGAFEERFLEIPGEAIRATIRANQKCFVLRDPVTGALANKFILVSNLSASDGGSAIVAGNGRVVRARLSDAAYFFATDKGSLPDLDTFRESAGTLGLDLAKPLDQRMAKLNRLGVVFHAKLGTQGARVQRIAALARELAPIVGADPALAERAAKLAKADLPTEMVGEFPELQGLMGRKYAELQGEDASVAAAIEEHYKPLGPSDRVPTDPVSVAVALADKLDTLVGFWAIDEKPTGSKDPYALRRAALGVIRLVVENGVRLALADLARDPDLVSFFHDRLKVVLRDAGARHDLVDAVLGEGASNSDDLLLITRRVDALSRFLDTEDGVNLLSGYRRAANILKAEEKKDGEGAFAAAADLQLIADAGLIEEKGLAVALAQATPKAEAAVAKEDFEGAMAALAELRPAVDAFFDKVTVNDPDPALRANRLKLLNQLREATRAVADFSRIAG; via the coding sequence ATGCCCGATCTCCTGCTCGAACTCTTCTCGGAAGAGATCCCCGCCCGCATGCAGCGCAAGGCGGCGGAAGACCTCAAGAAGCTCGTCACCGATGCGCTGGTCGAACGCGGCCTCGTCTATGAGGGCGCCCGGGCCTTTGCGACGCCGCGCCGCCTCGCCTTGCACATCGCTGAACTGCCGGTGCGCGGCCGCGATATCCGCGAGGAGCGCAAGGGGCCGCGCGTGGGGGCGCCCGACGCGGCCATCCAAGGGTTCCTGAAGGCGGCAGGGCTTGCCTCGCTCGACCAGGCGACCATCGTCAGCGACCCCAAGAAGGGCGATTCCTACGTCGCCATCATCGAGAAGCCGGGGCAGGAGACGGTCGCGGCTATCGCCGAGATCGTCCCGCAGGTGATTCGCAGCTTTCCCTGGCCGAAATCGATGCGCTGGGGCAAAGCCTCCGCGGCCGGCGCCAGCCTGCGCTGGGTGCGCCCGCTCCACTCGATCCTTTGCACCTTCGGGCCGGAGACCGAGGAGCCCGAGGTGGTCCGGTTCGAGGTCGACGGCATTGCCTCAGGCAACACGACCTATGGCCACCGCTTCCATGCGCCTCAGGCCATCACGGTCAGGCGTTTCGACGATTATGTCGCGCATCTGGAGAAGGCGAAGGTCGTGCTCGATGCCGACCGGCGCAAGGAAATCATCCTCACCGACGCCCGGAACCTCGCCTTCGCGCAGGGGCTGGACCTCGTCGAAGATGAAGGCCTGCTCGAGGAGGTCGCCGGCCTCGTCGAATGGCCGGTCGTGCTGATGGGCGCCTTCGAGGAGCGTTTCCTGGAGATTCCGGGCGAGGCGATCCGCGCCACGATCCGCGCCAACCAGAAATGCTTCGTGCTGCGTGACCCGGTGACGGGCGCGCTCGCCAACAAGTTCATCCTGGTCTCGAACCTGAGCGCCAGCGATGGTGGCAGCGCAATCGTCGCCGGCAATGGCCGCGTCGTGCGTGCACGCCTCTCGGACGCTGCCTATTTCTTCGCGACCGACAAGGGCTCGCTGCCCGATCTCGACACGTTCAGGGAGAGTGCCGGGACACTTGGCCTCGACCTTGCCAAGCCGCTCGACCAGCGCATGGCCAAGCTCAACAGACTCGGCGTCGTCTTCCACGCCAAGCTTGGGACGCAGGGCGCGCGGGTGCAGCGCATCGCGGCGCTGGCTCGCGAGCTGGCGCCGATCGTCGGTGCCGATCCCGCTCTCGCCGAACGCGCAGCGAAACTCGCCAAGGCCGATCTGCCGACCGAGATGGTCGGCGAGTTCCCGGAATTGCAGGGGCTGATGGGCCGGAAATATGCCGAACTGCAGGGCGAGGACGCTTCTGTCGCGGCAGCGATCGAAGAGCACTACAAGCCGCTCGGCCCGTCCGATCGCGTGCCGACAGACCCGGTCTCCGTTGCCGTGGCGCTGGCGGACAAGCTCGATACGCTGGTCGGCTTCTGGGCGATCGACGAGAAGCCGACCGGGAGCAAGGATCCTTATGCCCTGCGCCGCGCGGCGTTGGGCGTGATCAGGCTGGTTGTCGAGAATGGGGTCAGGCTCGCGCTCGCCGATCTGGCCAGGGATCCAGACCTCGTCTCGTTCTTCCACGACCGTCTGAAGGTCGTGCTCCGTGATGCCGGGGCGCGGCATGACCTGGTCGATGCCGTGCTGGGCGAGGGCGCATCGAACAGCGACGATCTCCTGCTCATCACCCGCCGCGTAGACGCGCTCAGCCGCTTCCTCGATACCGAAGACGGCGTGAACCTGCTCAGCGGTTATCGCCGTGCGGCGAATATCCTCAAGGCCGAGGAGAAGAAGGACGGCGAGGGCGCTTTTGCCGCTGCCGCCGATCTCCAGCTCATCGCCGATGCCGGCCTGATCGAGGAGAAGGGGCTCGCCGTTGCACTGGCCCAGGCAACGCCGAAGGCCGAGGCTGCCGTCGCCAAGGAGGATTTCGAGGGTGCGATGGCTGCGCTGGCCGAGCTCAGGCCCGCGGTCGATGCCTTCTTCGACAAGGTCACGGTCAACGATCCCGATCCGGCCCTGCGCGCCAACCGCCTCAAGCTGCTCAACCAGCTGCGCGAGGCGACGCGCGCCGTGGCGGATTTCTCGCGGATCGCAGGCTAG